The Argonema galeatum A003/A1 genome includes a window with the following:
- a CDS encoding Rpn family recombination-promoting nuclease/putative transposase encodes MRFISPKVDYAFKKIFGSSQSQEILISFLNAIIYSGEKVIQSLTIVNPYNPGQVLSLKETYLDVKAILADGSLVLIEMQIARVSAFSKRVIYNVGKAYTNQLGIGEDYFSLTPVIGVTIVDFILFNQTPDVITQFVFQEKTRKFAYPDPELQLIFIELPKFKKSLSELTSLSDRWIYFIKEAVTLDEIPERLGEVSEIELALNIANQANMTVEEVEAVERRAMILQDERGRLTYAKEEGREEGRIAQAIALVMRLLKKRFGEISAVITSQIENLSIQALENLAEDLLDFNSLADLEKWLERRI; translated from the coding sequence AGTCCCAAAGTCGATTATGCCTTTAAAAAAATCTTTGGTTCTTCACAAAGCCAAGAGATTTTAATCAGCTTTCTCAATGCGATTATTTATTCAGGAGAGAAAGTCATTCAATCCTTAACCATTGTTAACCCCTATAATCCCGGTCAAGTTCTCAGCTTAAAAGAAACTTATTTAGATGTAAAAGCCATTTTAGCCGATGGCTCACTTGTCCTCATAGAAATGCAAATAGCGCGAGTGAGTGCTTTCAGCAAAAGGGTGATTTATAATGTGGGGAAAGCTTATACAAATCAGTTAGGGATTGGCGAAGACTATTTCAGTCTCACCCCAGTAATTGGCGTGACGATCGTGGATTTTATATTGTTTAACCAAACTCCCGACGTAATCACTCAATTTGTGTTTCAGGAGAAAACAAGAAAATTTGCCTATCCCGATCCTGAATTGCAGCTAATATTTATAGAATTGCCGAAATTTAAGAAAAGTTTATCAGAGTTAACGAGTTTAAGCGATCGGTGGATTTATTTTATTAAGGAAGCAGTCACTTTGGATGAAATACCTGAGAGATTAGGAGAAGTCAGCGAGATAGAACTAGCGTTAAATATTGCCAACCAAGCAAACATGACAGTGGAAGAAGTAGAAGCTGTAGAGCGACGAGCGATGATTTTACAAGACGAAAGAGGGCGGCTGACTTATGCTAAAGAAGAAGGCAGAGAAGAAGGGCGCATCGCCCAAGCGATCGCTCTAGTTATGCGTTTACTGAAAAAGCGTTTTGGAGAAATTTCAGCAGTAATAACCAGCCAAATTGAAAACCTATCTATTCAAGCTTTGGAAAATTTAGCAGAAGATTTGTTAGATTTTAACAGTTTGGCAGATTTGGAAAAATGGTTGGAGAGACGTATTTAG
- a CDS encoding AbrB/MazE/SpoVT family DNA-binding domain-containing protein, translated as MALTKLTNSGQVAIPSEIIEWLNLKPGDSIDFAIGPDGKVYLQPTKIDVRELSGILYEEGRKAVSLEEMDAAIAECAGESA; from the coding sequence ATGGCACTAACAAAATTAACTAACTCTGGACAAGTTGCGATTCCTTCAGAAATTATAGAATGGCTTAACTTGAAACCGGGCGACTCGATCGATTTTGCGATCGGGCCAGATGGAAAGGTTTATTTACAACCCACCAAGATTGATGTGAGAGAATTATCTGGTATACTCTATGAAGAAGGTAGAAAAGCTGTTTCTCTAGAAGAAATGGATGCTGCGATCGCTGAGTGTGCAGGAGAGTCAGCTTGA
- a CDS encoding GTPase, giving the protein MTEENPNLILEIVESLLRDLLKEKLVFLLMGRTGVGKSSTINSLFNKTIAETNRYRPTTKEVIFYDHGINGVNFTLVDTPGLCDDLPSKGNDRRYIAEIKDKVKRIDSLWFVSCLDDNRLSRDEMEAIKLITEAFGAEVWKRSVIVLTHADKVTKSEYAECLRERSNVIREAIADPECGGSAKKIVDDIYAIAVNNEGNKKRPDGKNWRAELYTQVFLKTSDKGSVLLTLMTHGEIAQRLGLSKKQKQLIRKRFLEALCAYPAAGISVAAVITGGANIPVAVVVAFGGIIGTLCAFLISEIRD; this is encoded by the coding sequence GTGACAGAAGAAAACCCAAATTTAATACTTGAAATCGTTGAATCATTACTACGAGATTTACTAAAAGAAAAGCTGGTATTCCTTTTAATGGGTCGTACCGGAGTAGGTAAATCTAGCACAATCAATTCATTATTTAATAAAACAATAGCTGAAACTAATCGCTATAGACCAACGACAAAAGAAGTTATATTTTATGACCATGGTATTAATGGTGTAAATTTTACATTAGTTGATACTCCTGGTCTTTGTGATGATCTTCCCTCAAAAGGTAACGATCGAAGATATATTGCTGAAATTAAAGATAAAGTCAAACGAATTGACTCACTATGGTTTGTTAGCTGTCTAGACGATAACCGATTGAGTAGAGATGAAATGGAGGCAATAAAACTTATCACAGAAGCTTTTGGTGCAGAGGTATGGAAAAGATCTGTAATTGTTCTTACACACGCAGACAAAGTAACAAAATCGGAGTATGCAGAATGTTTACGCGAGAGATCAAACGTAATACGTGAAGCAATAGCAGATCCAGAATGTGGAGGTTCGGCAAAAAAAATAGTAGATGATATTTACGCCATAGCAGTAAATAATGAAGGTAACAAGAAAAGACCAGATGGAAAAAACTGGCGAGCCGAACTTTATACACAAGTTTTTCTAAAAACAAGTGATAAAGGTTCAGTTCTACTGACCTTAATGACACATGGAGAAATAGCACAGAGACTTGGACTTAGCAAAAAACAAAAGCAATTAATTAGAAAAAGGTTTCTAGAGGCTCTCTGTGCTTATCCAGCAGCAGGGATATCAGTTGCAGCCGTCATAACTGGAGGAGCAAATATTCCTGTAGCAGTAGTTGTAGCCTTTGGTGGAATAATCGGTACTTTGTGTGCTTTTCTTATATCTGAGATACGTGACTGA
- a CDS encoding type II toxin-antitoxin system HicB family antitoxin: MRFQVIFTFDPEYEGYVAEVPALPGCLSQGKTLDEAIENIKDAIKGYLYVQEKHGKSYVAKETQMFIGEVVV, from the coding sequence GTGAGATTCCAAGTTATTTTCACATTCGATCCTGAATATGAAGGTTATGTAGCTGAAGTTCCCGCACTTCCTGGCTGTTTGAGTCAAGGTAAAACCTTAGATGAAGCTATTGAAAATATCAAAGATGCTATTAAAGGCTATCTTTACGTGCAAGAAAAACATGGCAAATCGTATGTAGCAAAAGAAACTCAAATGTTCATCGGGGAAGTGGTAGTCTAA